A region of Gadus morhua chromosome 18, gadMor3.0, whole genome shotgun sequence DNA encodes the following proteins:
- the LOC115531402 gene encoding phosphoinositide-interacting protein-like, translating into MDARLLDESEERPRRSCCLPSGNASEPSDWAHFHKPIITMVMGALMSAAGAALLLLRALGVSEAPHAMVPACLSAGPVFVVLGLVWIPILRQKQRRRASCYEGGTLYGTER; encoded by the coding sequence ATGGATGCAAGACTTTTGGACGAATCGGAAGAACGCCCGCGACGGTCCTGCTGCCTTCCTTCTGGGAACGCCTCGGAACCTTCTGACTGGGCCCACTTCCACAAGCCCATCATCACCATGGTGATGGGCGCCCTGATGTCGGCCGCGGGGGCCGCTCTGCTGCTGTTGCGCGCTCTGGGTGTGAGCGAGGCCCCCCACGCCATGGTCCCCGCCTGCCTGTCGGCGGGGCCCGTGTTTGTGGTGCTGGGCCTGGTGTGGATCCCCATCCTGAGGCAGAAGCAGAGACGGCGCGCCTCCTGTTACGAGGGGGGCACCCTGTACGGCACCGAGCGGTGA
- the si:dkeyp-72e1.6 gene encoding transmembrane protein 238: protein MVIGLCTLGLKTVYLSPSMSQRATHTSPRSRTHRPLISSGSGIPPRERTEHTVAMSTEVRMEPVTEIQYGGVGRCKCSFWFAVAHDILGLVIMMMGVFGGFVIHDLLIYAGSIILFFSLIWWVFWYSGNIDVPPGELEDDVGMVKMKKGGLTGVVRSMSSRVSSGLRSSFRRTSGRFRRDAPAAGDEPQHRESRPSTGSQMRNVEVALSTISEVTESTAS from the coding sequence ATGGTCATTGGACTTTGTACCCTGGGGCTGAAAACCGTTTATTTATCCCCGTCCATGAGTCAGAGAGCCACACACACTTCGCCACGCTCTCGAACACACCGCCCTCTCATTTCGTCGGGTTCTGGGATTCCTCCTCGGGAGCGGACGGAACACACCGTCGCCATGTCGACGGAGGTGCGGATGGAGCCCGTGACGGAGATCCAATACGGCGGCGTGGGCCGCTGCAAGTGCTCCTTCTGGTTCGCCGTGGCGCACGACATCCTGGGCCTGGTCATCATGATGATGGGTGTGTTCGGCGGCTTCGTCATCCACGACCTGCTCATCTACGCCGGCTCCATCATCCTCTTCTTCAGCCTCATCTGGTGGGTGTTCTGGTACAGCGGCAACATCGACGTGCCCCCCGGGGAGCTGGAGGACGACGTGGGCATGGTGAAGATGAAGAAAGGCGGGCTGACCGGCGTCGTCAGGAGCATGTCCAGCCGCGTCTCCAGTGGCCTTCGCAGCTCCTTCCGGAGGACGAGCGGACGCTTCCGGCGGGACGCCCCGGCGGCGGGCGACGAGCCTCAGCACAGGGAGAGCAGGCCCTCCACCGGCAGCCAGATGAGGAACGTGGAGGTGGCTCTGTCCACCATCTCTGAGGTCACCGAGTCCACGGCCTCGTGA